One genomic window of Silurus meridionalis isolate SWU-2019-XX chromosome 22, ASM1480568v1, whole genome shotgun sequence includes the following:
- the anp32e gene encoding acidic leucine-rich nuclear phosphoprotein 32 family member E isoform X1 → MEMKKRISLELRNRTPAEVAELVVDNCRSSDGEIEGLTDEFKELEFLSMVNVGLTSLAMLPSLPKLRKLELSDNNISGSLEILAEKCPNLTYLNLSGNKIKELSTVEALQNLKNLKSLDLFNCEITTLEEYRESIFELLPQVTYLDGFDAEDNEAPDSEDDGDGDVCGGSEEDEDGEEGAGPVGDYEDDEDEEEEDDEESESGEVGLSYLMKDDIQDEEDDDDYVEEEEEGEEVEAAVRGEKRKRDAEDEGEDDDDDDD, encoded by the exons ATGGAAATGAAGAAGAGAATCAGTTTAGAGCTGAGGAACCGAACTCCAGCGGAG GTGGCAGAGCTGGTTGTGGACAATTGCCGCTCGAGTGATGGAGAGATTGAGGGGCTCACGGATGAGTTCAAGGAGCTGGAGTTCCTCAGCATGGTTAATGTTGGTCTCACATCATTGGCTATGCTGCCATCACTGCCCAAACTAAGAAAG TTGGAGCTAAGTGACAATAACATTTCAGGCTCTTTGGAGATCCTTGCAGAGAAATGCCCTAATCTGACATATCTAAACCTGAGTGGCAACAAGATTAAAGAACTCAGCACAGTGGAAGCTCTG CAAAACCTGAAGAATTTAAAAAGCCTGGACCTTTTTAACTGCGAGATCACAACATTGGAGGAGTACAGAGAGAGCATTTTTGAGCTCCTGCCTCAGGTCACATACCTGGATGGCTTTGACGCAGAGGACAATGAGGCTCCTGACtcagaagatgatggtgatggtgatg TTTGTGGCGGCTCagaagaggatgaggatggtgaGGAGGGAGCTGGACCTGTTGGTGattatgaggatgatgaggatgaggaggaggaggatgatgaagaaTCGGAGAGTGGAGAGGTTGGGCTGTCCTACCTGATGAAAGATGATATTCAG gatgaagaggatgatgacGACTAtgtagaagaagaggaggaaggtgaGG AAGTGGAGGCAGCGGTTCGGGGGGAGAAGCGAAAGAGAGATGCAGAAGATGAgggtgaagatgatgatgatgatgacgactaA
- the anp32e gene encoding acidic leucine-rich nuclear phosphoprotein 32 family member E isoform X2 — protein sequence MEMKKRISLELRNRTPAEVAELVVDNCRSSDGEIEGLTDEFKELEFLSMVNVGLTSLAMLPSLPKLRKLELSDNNISGSLEILAEKCPNLTYLNLSGNKIKELSTVEALQNLKNLKSLDLFNCEITTLEEYRESIFELLPQVTYLDGFDAEDNEAPDSEDDGDVCGGSEEDEDGEEGAGPVGDYEDDEDEEEEDDEESESGEVGLSYLMKDDIQDEEDDDDYVEEEEEGEEVEAAVRGEKRKRDAEDEGEDDDDDDD from the exons ATGGAAATGAAGAAGAGAATCAGTTTAGAGCTGAGGAACCGAACTCCAGCGGAG GTGGCAGAGCTGGTTGTGGACAATTGCCGCTCGAGTGATGGAGAGATTGAGGGGCTCACGGATGAGTTCAAGGAGCTGGAGTTCCTCAGCATGGTTAATGTTGGTCTCACATCATTGGCTATGCTGCCATCACTGCCCAAACTAAGAAAG TTGGAGCTAAGTGACAATAACATTTCAGGCTCTTTGGAGATCCTTGCAGAGAAATGCCCTAATCTGACATATCTAAACCTGAGTGGCAACAAGATTAAAGAACTCAGCACAGTGGAAGCTCTG CAAAACCTGAAGAATTTAAAAAGCCTGGACCTTTTTAACTGCGAGATCACAACATTGGAGGAGTACAGAGAGAGCATTTTTGAGCTCCTGCCTCAGGTCACATACCTGGATGGCTTTGACGCAGAGGACAATGAGGCTCCTGACtcagaagatgatggtgatg TTTGTGGCGGCTCagaagaggatgaggatggtgaGGAGGGAGCTGGACCTGTTGGTGattatgaggatgatgaggatgaggaggaggaggatgatgaagaaTCGGAGAGTGGAGAGGTTGGGCTGTCCTACCTGATGAAAGATGATATTCAG gatgaagaggatgatgacGACTAtgtagaagaagaggaggaaggtgaGG AAGTGGAGGCAGCGGTTCGGGGGGAGAAGCGAAAGAGAGATGCAGAAGATGAgggtgaagatgatgatgatgatgacgactaA
- the anp32e gene encoding acidic leucine-rich nuclear phosphoprotein 32 family member E isoform X3 has product MVNVGLTSLAMLPSLPKLRKLELSDNNISGSLEILAEKCPNLTYLNLSGNKIKELSTVEALQNLKNLKSLDLFNCEITTLEEYRESIFELLPQVTYLDGFDAEDNEAPDSEDDGDGDVCGGSEEDEDGEEGAGPVGDYEDDEDEEEEDDEESESGEVGLSYLMKDDIQDEEDDDDYVEEEEEGEEVEAAVRGEKRKRDAEDEGEDDDDDDD; this is encoded by the exons ATGGTTAATGTTGGTCTCACATCATTGGCTATGCTGCCATCACTGCCCAAACTAAGAAAG TTGGAGCTAAGTGACAATAACATTTCAGGCTCTTTGGAGATCCTTGCAGAGAAATGCCCTAATCTGACATATCTAAACCTGAGTGGCAACAAGATTAAAGAACTCAGCACAGTGGAAGCTCTG CAAAACCTGAAGAATTTAAAAAGCCTGGACCTTTTTAACTGCGAGATCACAACATTGGAGGAGTACAGAGAGAGCATTTTTGAGCTCCTGCCTCAGGTCACATACCTGGATGGCTTTGACGCAGAGGACAATGAGGCTCCTGACtcagaagatgatggtgatggtgatg TTTGTGGCGGCTCagaagaggatgaggatggtgaGGAGGGAGCTGGACCTGTTGGTGattatgaggatgatgaggatgaggaggaggaggatgatgaagaaTCGGAGAGTGGAGAGGTTGGGCTGTCCTACCTGATGAAAGATGATATTCAG gatgaagaggatgatgacGACTAtgtagaagaagaggaggaaggtgaGG AAGTGGAGGCAGCGGTTCGGGGGGAGAAGCGAAAGAGAGATGCAGAAGATGAgggtgaagatgatgatgatgatgacgactaA